The following are from one region of the Magallana gigas chromosome 4, xbMagGiga1.1, whole genome shotgun sequence genome:
- the LOC105346801 gene encoding tyrosine-protein phosphatase non-receptor type 12 isoform X10: MDEPSLRLRQALDKFIKHVDDLIEEEDPAGNGFHREYRELREIAAHHKENDTFPANWGKQPYNTKKNRYRDIVPFDDSRVVLNEVEGEEGSDYINASYILNVHNNDAYIASQGPLPTTLNEFWRMTWEQDVRVILMACKEVEVGKKKCARYWPSTSSEDEEYGNIHVHLQEENWFADDCVERTFEVKRDGENERRIVTQFQYTGWPDHGIPDDIDVILTMIAKMREIKAREKSFAPVIVHCSAGCGRTGTICAVDYAWDVLKCGKLDCDFDLFEIVKSMREQRQSMIQTPDQFEMAHRCVRELFQQHVEALEGNIYANFEPVQRDEGYYNVELDGHTDPNKEVDPYETVGINNSAGKGKDDTKRPSVSAMVSILERDALQTVDMYSTPQAFEEALEDLKKVAEAAPKRGSKRKPEIKPKPAFEPESSHGGKPAGYENICDDGKYENMNKSDQLVFHNQQSSPQLPKREKPALPAKKPEDPHKSAGSGPVFENSRKPGPSLSSEKSGPVFQQSLPSMSGPQFETSSSSNFNNSFPQPASSRSGPQFETSAKAKSGNHFQESTPSREGLQFSQPSSGPVFESSDASRPQVNYRQTNRDSAPKNKTVITVSSNPRISYVNNNIDKDGGKPNADVNSSRSSNGLPPQAKNVDCYEMARPVPENLQRTSSHGPAVYSEVQKNSTFSRSVGGTMSAQFDNAYEVIPGESFSNKRSSDSRIGSSMRSDIYSEVADMDVPPIPNRGYKEDSPPVHAPSAHTIHGMTTLERKSDYDEIEADFLSPAKKSSNTTLANLKHNIKDKLNIGNNNEDLGTDTSHIPGFKTRLEKKPGGPKDKPNFWRKILK, encoded by the exons ATGGACGAGCCATCTCTACGACTTCGACAGGCCCTGGACAAGTTTATTAAACATGTCGACGACTTGATTGAAGAGGAGGACCCCGCTGGAAATGGTTTTCACCGAGAATACAGG GAACTGAGAGAAATTGCCGCTCATCACAAAGAAAATGACACTTTTCCTGCGAATTGGGGCAAGCAGCCATATAACACTAAAAAGAATCGCTACAGGGACATCGTTCCGT TTGATGACAGTCGAGTTGTCCTGAATGAAGTGGAAGGAGAAGAAGGGTCAGACTACATCAATGCCAGCTACATCCTG AATGTACACAACAATGATGCATACATTGCCTCCCAGGGCCCCCTACCCACCACCCTGAATGAATTCTGGAGGATGACCTGGGAGCAGGATGTGAGGGTCATACTCATGGCCTGTAAAGAGGTCGAAGTTGGCAAG AAAAAGTGTGCTCGCTATTGGCCCTCGACTTCAAGTGAAGATGAAGAATACGGAAACATACATGTGCACTTA CAAGAAGAAAACTGGTTTGCAGACGACTGTGTTGAGAGAACATTTGAAGTGAAGCGTGATGGCGAAAACGAACGTCGGATAGTAACTCAGTTCCAGTACACCGGATGGCCGGACCACGGAATCCCCGACGATATCGACGTCATCCTCACTATGATAGCCAAGATGAGGGAAATCAAGGCTCGCGAAAAAAGCTTTGCCCCAGTTATAGTCCATTGCAG TGCTGGGTGTGGTAGGACAGGAACTATATGTGCTGTGGACTATGCTTGGGATGTGCTCAAATGTGGA AAACTGGACTGTGACTTTGATTTGTTTGAGATTGTGAAATCTATGAGGGAGCAGCGACAGTCAATGATTCAGACTCCG GATCAGTTTGAGATGGCCCATCGGTGTGTGAGGGAGCTATTTCAGCAGCACGTGGAGGCATTGGAAGGCAATATTTACGCCAACTTTGAGCCAGTACAGAGAGAT GAGGGGTATTATAATGTGGAACTGGATGGCCACACAGACCCTA ATAAAGAAGTAGATCCCTATGAAACAGTTGGTATAAACAATTCAGCTGGCAAAGGAAAAGATGATACCAAAAGACCATCAGTCTCGGCAATGGTCTCCATTTTGGAAAGGGATGCCTTACAAACAGTTGACATGTACTCCACCCCTCAGGCTTTTGAGGAAGCTTTGGAGGATCTGAAAAAAGTGGCAGAAGCCGCTCCAAAGAGGGGCTCAAAGAGGAAACCCGAAATTAAACCCAAACCCGCCTTCGAACCGGAATCCAGCCATGGAGGAAAGCCAGCGGGTTATGAAAATATCTGTGATGACGGGAAGTATGAAAACATGAACAAATCGGATCAGCTGGTGTTTCACAACCAACAGTCTAGCCCTCAGCTCCCGAAGAGAGAAAAACCTGCTCTGCCTGCTAAGAAGCCTGAAGATCCTCATAAATCGGCAGGATCTGGTCCTGTCTTTGAAAATTCTAGAAAACCTGGACCCTCATTATCCTCAGAGAAATCTGGACCTGTCTTTCAGCAGTCCCTTCCTTCTATGTCAGGACCACAGTTTGAAACGTCTTCCAGTAGTAATTTTAACAACTCTTTCCCTCAGCCTGCTAGTTCCAGGTCGGGGCCTCAGTTTGAAACTTCTGCCAAAGCTAAATCAGGTAACCACTTCCAAGAATCTACCCCATCTAGAGAGGGGCTTCAGTTTTCACAGCCTTCATCAGGACCAGTTTTCGAAAGTTCCGACGCCAGTAGACCTCAAGTGAACTACAGACAAACCAACAGAGACTCGGCTCCCAAAAACAAAACGGTGATTACGGTGAGCAGCAATCCGCGGATTTCATATGTGAACAATAACATAGATAAAGATGGGGGTAAGCCAAATGCCGACGTGAACTCTTCTCGTAGTTCCAATGGACTACCTCCTCAGGCAAAGAATGTCGATTGTTACGAGATGGCTAGACCAGTGCCTGAGAATCTACAGAGAACTTCTTCTCACGGACCTGCTGTTTATTCGGAAGTGCAGAAAAATAGCACATTTTCCAGGAGTGTTGGGGGGACAATGAGTGCACAGTTTGACAATGCATATGAAGTTATTCCAGGCGAAAGTTTTTCTAACAAGAGAAGCAGTGATTCTAGAATTGGTTCCTCGATGAGGAGTGACATATACTCAG AGGTTGCAGATATG GATGTCCCTCCCATTCCTAACAGGGGTTACAAGGAGGATAGCCCCCCTGTTCATGCACCCTCCGCCCACACAATTCATGGAATGACCACTTTAGAAAGGAAATCCG ATTATGATGAAATAGAGGCCGACTTTTTATCACCGGCCAAGAAAAGCA GTAACACAACTTTAGCAAATTTGAAGCACAACATCAAAGACAAA CTTAATATTGGAAACAATAACGAAG ACTTGGGGACAGACACAAGTCATATCCCAG GATTCAAAACAAGACTCGAAAAAAAGCCTGGTGGCCCGAAGGATAAGCCAAATTtctggaggaaaattttgaaataa
- the LOC105346801 gene encoding uncharacterized protein isoform X14, with product MDEPSLRLRQALDKFIKHVDDLIEEEDPAGNGFHREYRELREIAAHHKENDTFPANWGKQPYNTKKNRYRDIVPFDDSRVVLNEVEGEEGSDYINASYILNVHNNDAYIASQGPLPTTLNEFWRMTWEQDVRVILMACKEVEVGKKKCARYWPSTSSEDEEYGNIHVHLQEENWFADDCVERTFEVKRDGENERRIVTQFQYTGWPDHGIPDDIDVILTMIAKMREIKAREKSFAPVIVHCSAGCGRTGTICAVDYAWDVLKCGKLDCDFDLFEIVKSMREQRQSMIQTPDQFEMAHRCVRELFQQHVEALEGNIYANFEPVQRDEGYYNVELDGHTDPNKEVDPYETVGINNSAGKGKDDTKRPSVSAMVSILERDALQTVDMYSTPQAFEEALEDLKKVAEAAPKRGSKRKPEIKPKPAFEPESSHGGKPAGYENICDDGKYENMNKSDQLVFHNQQSSPQLPKREKPALPAKKPEDPHKSAGSGPVFENSRKPGPSLSSEKSGPVFQQSLPSMSGPQFETSSSSNFNNSFPQPASSRSGPQFETSAKAKSGNHFQESTPSREGLQFSQPSSGPVFESSDASRPQVNYRQTNRDSAPKNKTVITVSSNPRISYVNNNIDKDGGKPNADVNSSRSSNGLPPQAKNVDCYEMARPVPENLQRTSSHGPAVYSEVQKNSTFSRSVGGTMSAQFDNAYEVIPGESFSNKRSSDSRIGSSMRSDIYSEVADMDVPPIPNRGYKEDSPPVHAPSAHTIHGMTTLERKSDVRHFWKAGSNTTLANLKHNIKDKLNIGNNNEDLGTDTSHIPGFKTRLEKKPGGPKDKPNFWRKILK from the exons ATGGACGAGCCATCTCTACGACTTCGACAGGCCCTGGACAAGTTTATTAAACATGTCGACGACTTGATTGAAGAGGAGGACCCCGCTGGAAATGGTTTTCACCGAGAATACAGG GAACTGAGAGAAATTGCCGCTCATCACAAAGAAAATGACACTTTTCCTGCGAATTGGGGCAAGCAGCCATATAACACTAAAAAGAATCGCTACAGGGACATCGTTCCGT TTGATGACAGTCGAGTTGTCCTGAATGAAGTGGAAGGAGAAGAAGGGTCAGACTACATCAATGCCAGCTACATCCTG AATGTACACAACAATGATGCATACATTGCCTCCCAGGGCCCCCTACCCACCACCCTGAATGAATTCTGGAGGATGACCTGGGAGCAGGATGTGAGGGTCATACTCATGGCCTGTAAAGAGGTCGAAGTTGGCAAG AAAAAGTGTGCTCGCTATTGGCCCTCGACTTCAAGTGAAGATGAAGAATACGGAAACATACATGTGCACTTA CAAGAAGAAAACTGGTTTGCAGACGACTGTGTTGAGAGAACATTTGAAGTGAAGCGTGATGGCGAAAACGAACGTCGGATAGTAACTCAGTTCCAGTACACCGGATGGCCGGACCACGGAATCCCCGACGATATCGACGTCATCCTCACTATGATAGCCAAGATGAGGGAAATCAAGGCTCGCGAAAAAAGCTTTGCCCCAGTTATAGTCCATTGCAG TGCTGGGTGTGGTAGGACAGGAACTATATGTGCTGTGGACTATGCTTGGGATGTGCTCAAATGTGGA AAACTGGACTGTGACTTTGATTTGTTTGAGATTGTGAAATCTATGAGGGAGCAGCGACAGTCAATGATTCAGACTCCG GATCAGTTTGAGATGGCCCATCGGTGTGTGAGGGAGCTATTTCAGCAGCACGTGGAGGCATTGGAAGGCAATATTTACGCCAACTTTGAGCCAGTACAGAGAGAT GAGGGGTATTATAATGTGGAACTGGATGGCCACACAGACCCTA ATAAAGAAGTAGATCCCTATGAAACAGTTGGTATAAACAATTCAGCTGGCAAAGGAAAAGATGATACCAAAAGACCATCAGTCTCGGCAATGGTCTCCATTTTGGAAAGGGATGCCTTACAAACAGTTGACATGTACTCCACCCCTCAGGCTTTTGAGGAAGCTTTGGAGGATCTGAAAAAAGTGGCAGAAGCCGCTCCAAAGAGGGGCTCAAAGAGGAAACCCGAAATTAAACCCAAACCCGCCTTCGAACCGGAATCCAGCCATGGAGGAAAGCCAGCGGGTTATGAAAATATCTGTGATGACGGGAAGTATGAAAACATGAACAAATCGGATCAGCTGGTGTTTCACAACCAACAGTCTAGCCCTCAGCTCCCGAAGAGAGAAAAACCTGCTCTGCCTGCTAAGAAGCCTGAAGATCCTCATAAATCGGCAGGATCTGGTCCTGTCTTTGAAAATTCTAGAAAACCTGGACCCTCATTATCCTCAGAGAAATCTGGACCTGTCTTTCAGCAGTCCCTTCCTTCTATGTCAGGACCACAGTTTGAAACGTCTTCCAGTAGTAATTTTAACAACTCTTTCCCTCAGCCTGCTAGTTCCAGGTCGGGGCCTCAGTTTGAAACTTCTGCCAAAGCTAAATCAGGTAACCACTTCCAAGAATCTACCCCATCTAGAGAGGGGCTTCAGTTTTCACAGCCTTCATCAGGACCAGTTTTCGAAAGTTCCGACGCCAGTAGACCTCAAGTGAACTACAGACAAACCAACAGAGACTCGGCTCCCAAAAACAAAACGGTGATTACGGTGAGCAGCAATCCGCGGATTTCATATGTGAACAATAACATAGATAAAGATGGGGGTAAGCCAAATGCCGACGTGAACTCTTCTCGTAGTTCCAATGGACTACCTCCTCAGGCAAAGAATGTCGATTGTTACGAGATGGCTAGACCAGTGCCTGAGAATCTACAGAGAACTTCTTCTCACGGACCTGCTGTTTATTCGGAAGTGCAGAAAAATAGCACATTTTCCAGGAGTGTTGGGGGGACAATGAGTGCACAGTTTGACAATGCATATGAAGTTATTCCAGGCGAAAGTTTTTCTAACAAGAGAAGCAGTGATTCTAGAATTGGTTCCTCGATGAGGAGTGACATATACTCAG AGGTTGCAGATATG GATGTCCCTCCCATTCCTAACAGGGGTTACAAGGAGGATAGCCCCCCTGTTCATGCACCCTCCGCCCACACAATTCATGGAATGACCACTTTAGAAAGGAAATCCG ATGTTAGACATTTCTGGAAAGCTGGGA GTAACACAACTTTAGCAAATTTGAAGCACAACATCAAAGACAAA CTTAATATTGGAAACAATAACGAAG ACTTGGGGACAGACACAAGTCATATCCCAG GATTCAAAACAAGACTCGAAAAAAAGCCTGGTGGCCCGAAGGATAAGCCAAATTtctggaggaaaattttgaaataa
- the LOC105346801 gene encoding uncharacterized protein isoform X9, whose protein sequence is MDEPSLRLRQALDKFIKHVDDLIEEEDPAGNGFHREYRELREIAAHHKENDTFPANWGKQPYNTKKNRYRDIVPFDDSRVVLNEVEGEEGSDYINASYILNVHNNDAYIASQGPLPTTLNEFWRMTWEQDVRVILMACKEVEVGKKKCARYWPSTSSEDEEYGNIHVHLQEENWFADDCVERTFEVKRDGENERRIVTQFQYTGWPDHGIPDDIDVILTMIAKMREIKAREKSFAPVIVHCSAGCGRTGTICAVDYAWDVLKCGKLDCDFDLFEIVKSMREQRQSMIQTPDQFEMAHRCVRELFQQHVEALEGNIYANFEPVQRDEGYYNVELDGHTDPNKEVDPYETVGINNSAGKGKDDTKRPSVSAMVSILERDALQTVDMYSTPQAFEEALEDLKKVAEAAPKRGSKRKPEIKPKPAFEPESSHGGKPAGYENICDDGKYENMNKSDQLVFHNQQSSPQLPKREKPALPAKKPEDPHKSAGSGPVFENSRKPGPSLSSEKSGPVFQQSLPSMSGPQFETSSSSNFNNSFPQPASSRSGPQFETSAKAKSGNHFQESTPSREGLQFSQPSSGPVFESSDASRPQVNYRQTNRDSAPKNKTVITVSSNPRISYVNNNIDKDGGKPNADVNSSRSSNGLPPQAKNVDCYEMARPVPENLQRTSSHGPAVYSEVQKNSTFSRSVGGTMSAQFDNAYEVIPGESFSNKRSSDSRIGSSMRSDIYSEVADMDVPPIPNRGYKEDSPPVHAPSAHTIHGMTTLERKSAGLFKGNTTLANLKHNIKDKLNIGNNNEEMHAIPTNIVKNRIRTWGQTQVISQDSKQDSKKSLVARRISQISGGKF, encoded by the exons ATGGACGAGCCATCTCTACGACTTCGACAGGCCCTGGACAAGTTTATTAAACATGTCGACGACTTGATTGAAGAGGAGGACCCCGCTGGAAATGGTTTTCACCGAGAATACAGG GAACTGAGAGAAATTGCCGCTCATCACAAAGAAAATGACACTTTTCCTGCGAATTGGGGCAAGCAGCCATATAACACTAAAAAGAATCGCTACAGGGACATCGTTCCGT TTGATGACAGTCGAGTTGTCCTGAATGAAGTGGAAGGAGAAGAAGGGTCAGACTACATCAATGCCAGCTACATCCTG AATGTACACAACAATGATGCATACATTGCCTCCCAGGGCCCCCTACCCACCACCCTGAATGAATTCTGGAGGATGACCTGGGAGCAGGATGTGAGGGTCATACTCATGGCCTGTAAAGAGGTCGAAGTTGGCAAG AAAAAGTGTGCTCGCTATTGGCCCTCGACTTCAAGTGAAGATGAAGAATACGGAAACATACATGTGCACTTA CAAGAAGAAAACTGGTTTGCAGACGACTGTGTTGAGAGAACATTTGAAGTGAAGCGTGATGGCGAAAACGAACGTCGGATAGTAACTCAGTTCCAGTACACCGGATGGCCGGACCACGGAATCCCCGACGATATCGACGTCATCCTCACTATGATAGCCAAGATGAGGGAAATCAAGGCTCGCGAAAAAAGCTTTGCCCCAGTTATAGTCCATTGCAG TGCTGGGTGTGGTAGGACAGGAACTATATGTGCTGTGGACTATGCTTGGGATGTGCTCAAATGTGGA AAACTGGACTGTGACTTTGATTTGTTTGAGATTGTGAAATCTATGAGGGAGCAGCGACAGTCAATGATTCAGACTCCG GATCAGTTTGAGATGGCCCATCGGTGTGTGAGGGAGCTATTTCAGCAGCACGTGGAGGCATTGGAAGGCAATATTTACGCCAACTTTGAGCCAGTACAGAGAGAT GAGGGGTATTATAATGTGGAACTGGATGGCCACACAGACCCTA ATAAAGAAGTAGATCCCTATGAAACAGTTGGTATAAACAATTCAGCTGGCAAAGGAAAAGATGATACCAAAAGACCATCAGTCTCGGCAATGGTCTCCATTTTGGAAAGGGATGCCTTACAAACAGTTGACATGTACTCCACCCCTCAGGCTTTTGAGGAAGCTTTGGAGGATCTGAAAAAAGTGGCAGAAGCCGCTCCAAAGAGGGGCTCAAAGAGGAAACCCGAAATTAAACCCAAACCCGCCTTCGAACCGGAATCCAGCCATGGAGGAAAGCCAGCGGGTTATGAAAATATCTGTGATGACGGGAAGTATGAAAACATGAACAAATCGGATCAGCTGGTGTTTCACAACCAACAGTCTAGCCCTCAGCTCCCGAAGAGAGAAAAACCTGCTCTGCCTGCTAAGAAGCCTGAAGATCCTCATAAATCGGCAGGATCTGGTCCTGTCTTTGAAAATTCTAGAAAACCTGGACCCTCATTATCCTCAGAGAAATCTGGACCTGTCTTTCAGCAGTCCCTTCCTTCTATGTCAGGACCACAGTTTGAAACGTCTTCCAGTAGTAATTTTAACAACTCTTTCCCTCAGCCTGCTAGTTCCAGGTCGGGGCCTCAGTTTGAAACTTCTGCCAAAGCTAAATCAGGTAACCACTTCCAAGAATCTACCCCATCTAGAGAGGGGCTTCAGTTTTCACAGCCTTCATCAGGACCAGTTTTCGAAAGTTCCGACGCCAGTAGACCTCAAGTGAACTACAGACAAACCAACAGAGACTCGGCTCCCAAAAACAAAACGGTGATTACGGTGAGCAGCAATCCGCGGATTTCATATGTGAACAATAACATAGATAAAGATGGGGGTAAGCCAAATGCCGACGTGAACTCTTCTCGTAGTTCCAATGGACTACCTCCTCAGGCAAAGAATGTCGATTGTTACGAGATGGCTAGACCAGTGCCTGAGAATCTACAGAGAACTTCTTCTCACGGACCTGCTGTTTATTCGGAAGTGCAGAAAAATAGCACATTTTCCAGGAGTGTTGGGGGGACAATGAGTGCACAGTTTGACAATGCATATGAAGTTATTCCAGGCGAAAGTTTTTCTAACAAGAGAAGCAGTGATTCTAGAATTGGTTCCTCGATGAGGAGTGACATATACTCAG AGGTTGCAGATATG GATGTCCCTCCCATTCCTAACAGGGGTTACAAGGAGGATAGCCCCCCTGTTCATGCACCCTCCGCCCACACAATTCATGGAATGACCACTTTAGAAAGGAAATCCG CGGGACTTTTTAAAG GTAACACAACTTTAGCAAATTTGAAGCACAACATCAAAGACAAA CTTAATATTGGAAACAATAACGAAG aaatgcATGCAATACCAACAAACATTGTGAAGAATAGGATCCGC ACTTGGGGACAGACACAAGTCATATCCCAG GATTCAAAACAAGACTCGAAAAAAAGCCTGGTGGCCCGAAGGATAAGCCAAATTtctggaggaaaattttga
- the LOC105346801 gene encoding tyrosine-protein phosphatase non-receptor type 12 isoform X13, with translation MDEPSLRLRQALDKFIKHVDDLIEEEDPAGNGFHREYRELREIAAHHKENDTFPANWGKQPYNTKKNRYRDIVPFDDSRVVLNEVEGEEGSDYINASYILNVHNNDAYIASQGPLPTTLNEFWRMTWEQDVRVILMACKEVEVGKKKCARYWPSTSSEDEEYGNIHVHLQEENWFADDCVERTFEVKRDGENERRIVTQFQYTGWPDHGIPDDIDVILTMIAKMREIKAREKSFAPVIVHCSAGCGRTGTICAVDYAWDVLKCGKLDCDFDLFEIVKSMREQRQSMIQTPDQFEMAHRCVRELFQQHVEALEGNIYANFEPVQRDEGYYNVELDGHTDPNKEVDPYETVGINNSAGKGKDDTKRPSVSAMVSILERDALQTVDMYSTPQAFEEALEDLKKVAEAAPKRGSKRKPEIKPKPAFEPESSHGGKPAGYENICDDGKYENMNKSDQLVFHNQQSSPQLPKREKPALPAKKPEDPHKSAGSGPVFENSRKPGPSLSSEKSGPVFQQSLPSMSGPQFETSSSSNFNNSFPQPASSRSGPQFETSAKAKSGNHFQESTPSREGLQFSQPSSGPVFESSDASRPQVNYRQTNRDSAPKNKTVITVSSNPRISYVNNNIDKDGGKPNADVNSSRSSNGLPPQAKNVDCYEMARPVPENLQRTSSHGPAVYSEVQKNSTFSRSVGGTMSAQFDNAYEVIPGESFSNKRSSDSRIGSSMRSDIYSEVADMDVPPIPNRGYKEDSPPVHAPSAHTIHGMTTLERKSAGLFKGNTTLANLKHNIKDKLNIGNNNEDITANSTWYLGTDTSHIPGFKTRLEKKPGGPKDKPNFWRKILK, from the exons ATGGACGAGCCATCTCTACGACTTCGACAGGCCCTGGACAAGTTTATTAAACATGTCGACGACTTGATTGAAGAGGAGGACCCCGCTGGAAATGGTTTTCACCGAGAATACAGG GAACTGAGAGAAATTGCCGCTCATCACAAAGAAAATGACACTTTTCCTGCGAATTGGGGCAAGCAGCCATATAACACTAAAAAGAATCGCTACAGGGACATCGTTCCGT TTGATGACAGTCGAGTTGTCCTGAATGAAGTGGAAGGAGAAGAAGGGTCAGACTACATCAATGCCAGCTACATCCTG AATGTACACAACAATGATGCATACATTGCCTCCCAGGGCCCCCTACCCACCACCCTGAATGAATTCTGGAGGATGACCTGGGAGCAGGATGTGAGGGTCATACTCATGGCCTGTAAAGAGGTCGAAGTTGGCAAG AAAAAGTGTGCTCGCTATTGGCCCTCGACTTCAAGTGAAGATGAAGAATACGGAAACATACATGTGCACTTA CAAGAAGAAAACTGGTTTGCAGACGACTGTGTTGAGAGAACATTTGAAGTGAAGCGTGATGGCGAAAACGAACGTCGGATAGTAACTCAGTTCCAGTACACCGGATGGCCGGACCACGGAATCCCCGACGATATCGACGTCATCCTCACTATGATAGCCAAGATGAGGGAAATCAAGGCTCGCGAAAAAAGCTTTGCCCCAGTTATAGTCCATTGCAG TGCTGGGTGTGGTAGGACAGGAACTATATGTGCTGTGGACTATGCTTGGGATGTGCTCAAATGTGGA AAACTGGACTGTGACTTTGATTTGTTTGAGATTGTGAAATCTATGAGGGAGCAGCGACAGTCAATGATTCAGACTCCG GATCAGTTTGAGATGGCCCATCGGTGTGTGAGGGAGCTATTTCAGCAGCACGTGGAGGCATTGGAAGGCAATATTTACGCCAACTTTGAGCCAGTACAGAGAGAT GAGGGGTATTATAATGTGGAACTGGATGGCCACACAGACCCTA ATAAAGAAGTAGATCCCTATGAAACAGTTGGTATAAACAATTCAGCTGGCAAAGGAAAAGATGATACCAAAAGACCATCAGTCTCGGCAATGGTCTCCATTTTGGAAAGGGATGCCTTACAAACAGTTGACATGTACTCCACCCCTCAGGCTTTTGAGGAAGCTTTGGAGGATCTGAAAAAAGTGGCAGAAGCCGCTCCAAAGAGGGGCTCAAAGAGGAAACCCGAAATTAAACCCAAACCCGCCTTCGAACCGGAATCCAGCCATGGAGGAAAGCCAGCGGGTTATGAAAATATCTGTGATGACGGGAAGTATGAAAACATGAACAAATCGGATCAGCTGGTGTTTCACAACCAACAGTCTAGCCCTCAGCTCCCGAAGAGAGAAAAACCTGCTCTGCCTGCTAAGAAGCCTGAAGATCCTCATAAATCGGCAGGATCTGGTCCTGTCTTTGAAAATTCTAGAAAACCTGGACCCTCATTATCCTCAGAGAAATCTGGACCTGTCTTTCAGCAGTCCCTTCCTTCTATGTCAGGACCACAGTTTGAAACGTCTTCCAGTAGTAATTTTAACAACTCTTTCCCTCAGCCTGCTAGTTCCAGGTCGGGGCCTCAGTTTGAAACTTCTGCCAAAGCTAAATCAGGTAACCACTTCCAAGAATCTACCCCATCTAGAGAGGGGCTTCAGTTTTCACAGCCTTCATCAGGACCAGTTTTCGAAAGTTCCGACGCCAGTAGACCTCAAGTGAACTACAGACAAACCAACAGAGACTCGGCTCCCAAAAACAAAACGGTGATTACGGTGAGCAGCAATCCGCGGATTTCATATGTGAACAATAACATAGATAAAGATGGGGGTAAGCCAAATGCCGACGTGAACTCTTCTCGTAGTTCCAATGGACTACCTCCTCAGGCAAAGAATGTCGATTGTTACGAGATGGCTAGACCAGTGCCTGAGAATCTACAGAGAACTTCTTCTCACGGACCTGCTGTTTATTCGGAAGTGCAGAAAAATAGCACATTTTCCAGGAGTGTTGGGGGGACAATGAGTGCACAGTTTGACAATGCATATGAAGTTATTCCAGGCGAAAGTTTTTCTAACAAGAGAAGCAGTGATTCTAGAATTGGTTCCTCGATGAGGAGTGACATATACTCAG AGGTTGCAGATATG GATGTCCCTCCCATTCCTAACAGGGGTTACAAGGAGGATAGCCCCCCTGTTCATGCACCCTCCGCCCACACAATTCATGGAATGACCACTTTAGAAAGGAAATCCG CGGGACTTTTTAAAG GTAACACAACTTTAGCAAATTTGAAGCACAACATCAAAGACAAA CTTAATATTGGAAACAATAACGAAG ATATTACAGCAAATAGTACTTGGT ACTTGGGGACAGACACAAGTCATATCCCAG GATTCAAAACAAGACTCGAAAAAAAGCCTGGTGGCCCGAAGGATAAGCCAAATTtctggaggaaaattttgaaataa